A stretch of the Sinorhizobium alkalisoli genome encodes the following:
- a CDS encoding DNA topoisomerase IB yields MQLQLDARQQKYGTRRSAGEPPFADQQGISAADLVFVSDCEPGITRRRCGKGFVYRMPDGSILSDPETKARIASLGLPPAYENVWICLEENGYLQATGYDARGRKQYRYHQAWQALRSADKFAQLIPFGKALPRIRRTIRRHMDGRPESIQTVLAAMVALLDEMHLRPGNRTYVEENGTYGATTLLKRHLKLGSEFIELSFTAKGGKRVRRRLRRPKLQRLLEEIADLPGRQLFVWKDESDALRAVDSGRLNRYLAEIAGFSVSAKTFRTWAGSVAAFAAARAAIEEDRRPTVKEMSEAAAAVLCNTPAICRKSYIHPDIIALGSGASASSAGRLHARSRGKSELRLEEARMLKFLSRTSRDREQARPAPMNGARRLLPSTGPV; encoded by the coding sequence ATGCAATTGCAACTCGATGCGAGGCAGCAGAAGTATGGAACCCGGCGGTCCGCGGGGGAGCCGCCCTTTGCGGATCAGCAGGGGATCTCGGCAGCGGATCTGGTCTTTGTCAGCGATTGCGAGCCGGGCATCACAAGGCGACGGTGCGGCAAGGGCTTCGTCTACAGAATGCCGGATGGTTCAATCTTGTCCGACCCCGAGACCAAGGCACGCATTGCGTCCCTCGGCTTGCCGCCAGCCTACGAGAATGTCTGGATCTGTCTTGAGGAGAACGGCTACCTGCAAGCGACCGGCTACGATGCGCGCGGCCGCAAGCAATATCGCTACCACCAAGCTTGGCAAGCGCTGAGAAGTGCCGACAAGTTCGCGCAATTAATCCCTTTCGGGAAAGCATTGCCCCGGATAAGGCGGACGATACGACGCCATATGGACGGCCGGCCCGAAAGTATCCAAACCGTGCTTGCAGCTATGGTGGCGCTTCTCGACGAAATGCATTTGCGACCGGGAAACCGCACATATGTGGAAGAAAACGGGACCTACGGTGCAACGACGCTCTTGAAGCGGCATCTCAAGCTTGGAAGTGAGTTCATCGAATTGAGCTTCACCGCCAAGGGCGGAAAACGTGTGAGGCGGCGGCTACGCCGGCCCAAGCTGCAGCGGCTGCTGGAGGAGATTGCGGACCTGCCGGGCCGTCAGTTGTTCGTCTGGAAGGACGAGAGTGACGCCTTGCGTGCCGTCGACTCCGGTCGCCTCAACCGGTACCTCGCGGAGATCGCCGGATTCTCTGTATCAGCGAAGACATTCCGTACCTGGGCGGGCAGTGTGGCGGCCTTCGCGGCGGCACGGGCGGCGATCGAAGAAGATCGGCGCCCGACGGTCAAAGAGATGAGCGAGGCTGCGGCCGCGGTCCTCTGCAATACGCCCGCGATCTGCCGCAAGAGCTACATCCATCCGGACATCATCGCCCTGGGCAGCGGCGCCTCCGCTTCCTCGGCCGGGCGTTTGCACGCGCGCAGCCGGGGGAAGTCGGAACTGCGTTTGGAGGAGGCTCGGATGCTGAAGTTCCTGTCCCGCACCAGCCGTGACCGGGAGCAGGCGCGACCAGCGCCAATGAATGGCGCCCGTCGTCTACTGCCGTCGACAGGCCCGGTCTGA